AGTTGTTGAGCAATCATCAACTAAACCCTACACAACTAATATGCCTTCAAACGGAAATGGCGCTGATTCAAAAAATCAGAGTATGCCGATACCTATTTCTATTAACAAGGATATTAAAAATCCATTTGTTATACCGGGTCTTAAAAAGTTGAACGTCGATCCTCAGCTTAACCGTAACTACACCTTCGAAAATTTTGTTGAAGGCGATTGTAACCGTTTGGCCCGTTCAGCCGGATACGCTGTTGCTGCCAAACCGGGTGGTACTTCATTTAACCCGCTGATGATTTATGGCGGCGTAGGTTTGGGCAAAACCCACCTGGCACAGGCTATCGGTAACGAAATTAAACGCACCCTGCCCGATAAACTGGTGCTGTACGTATCGTGCGAAAAATTTACACAGCAGTTTGTTGATGCCCTGAAGCATAATAACATTAATGATTTTGTTAACTTTTACCAGGCCATTGATGTGCTGATTATGGATGATGTGCACAACTTTGCCGGTAAAGAAAAAACCCAGGATTTCTTCTTCCATATCTTTAACCACCTGCATCAATCAGGCAAACAGCTGATCATTACATCAGATAAAGCACCTAAAGATCTGGCCGGTTTGGAAGAACGCTTGCTTTCGAGGTTTAAATGGGGCCTCTCTGCCGATTTGCAGATCCCTGATCTGGAAACCCGTATGGCTATCCTGAAAAACAAAATTTACCAGGACGGTATCGAGTTATCAAACGATGTGGTTGAATATGTAGCTCACAACATTGATAACAACGTACGTGAACTGGAAGGTGCCATGGTTTCATTGCTGGCACAATCAACCCTTAACCGTAAGGAGATCGACCTGAACCTGGCTAAACAAATGTTGAAAAACTTTGTGAAGAACTCATCTAAAGAGATTTCGATGGAGTATATCCAAAGCCTGGTATGCGAGTATTTTGAAGTGCCTATCGAAATGGTAAAATCACAAACCCGCAAACGCGAAATTGTGCAGGCCCGTCAAATTTCGATGTATCTGGCTAAGGCGCACACCAAAAGTTCACTTAAATCAATCGGTCACTTCTTTGGCGGCCGCGATCACTCTACGGTGATTTATGCCTGCCAAACTGTTGAGGATTTAATTGATACTGATAAGAAGTTTAAAGGCTATGTGGCCGATATTCAGAAAAAACTGAAGATGAGCTAATTGCTGCTCTGTGCTAAAATATGTAAAGGCCGGTTGTTTATAACAATCGGCCTTTTTTGTCTCTTGGGCTTTTTGATTAGATTTGATTGGATGATGATTTTGTCGTAAGATAATTTTATCTTACATTATTTAAAATCCCATGAAACCTAAAATCCTGATCCTGTTACTCCTTGTAGCAACGCTGCCATTTTTAACTTCTCTTAAATTCTCCGACTACGAAATCACTGCCTATTTTAAGGCAATAGAAACGCCGCGGGATGCATTTTCGCTAAATACCGATGATGAACTATCCGAAACTAAGTTGCTGCTTGTAAAACAACAACTGCCCGAGGGGAAATATGTAGTTAAAGTTACCAAAGTAGCTAAGGATCTGTACCGGATAGACGGGAAAAAGATAGATGGTAAAGAGATTTACATTCAAACCAAATATTGCTATGAATATGCCTACGGCAAAGAGGTGATTTTGAAAGTGGATGGAAATTATGGTTTTTCGAAAGGGAGGTTAATATTTTAGTTGATGAATATCGGGTACTGTAACAGGTACATTTTGGTTTTACGCTTCGTGCACATTAACAATTTGTGATTGGCACCTATTGGTATTCATGTATTTGATTTATATTTAGATATGAAAAAACTTATCGCTGCCGCCCTCATCCTGATCTCCTTAAAATCTTTCGCTCAACAAACCGAGCAGGATGCCATCAAACAAACCATCAATACCATGTTTACCGCCATGCGTAAAGGCGATAGCACCATGCTACGCTCAACCTTTGCCAAAGGGATAGCTTTTCATAGCGTAGCCAACAAAAAAGATGGCTCGACAGAATTAGAGATTGAAAACCCGGATGATTTTGTAAAAATGGTGGGTACCCCGCACAAAGGCGTTTATGACGAGCGGATAACTTTTGGTGATATCAAAATTGATGGTCCGCTGGCCAGTGTTTGGGCACCGTATAAGTTTTATTTAGATGATAAATACAGCCATTGCGGTGTAGATGTTTTTCAATTGATGAAAACTAAGGATGGCTGGAAGATAATTTACATTGTAGATACCCGGCGGAAAGATAATTGCCCGGAATAGTTAAAAAGCAATAGTTAACGCTGTTTGGCTGATAACCATCTTTCCACTTGCCGAATCAGATTGTGTTTCATATTTGCCATTAACCAGCAAATAGTGCAGCACTTCTTTGTTATCGGCATCGACTACAATATATTCTGCCACACCATTGCGCTCATAAAGCTCAAACTTTTTCTCCTTATCGTAATTCTTGTTTGAGGAAAGGATCTCGATCACCAAATCAGGCGAACCAAAAATCCCTTTTCTTTGAATAAGGTTTTTATGATCGTGTCTGATAAAAATAATATCTGGTTGCACCACGCTTTGTTCCGCGTCAAGATAAACATCGCAGGGTGCGATAAAAACCTCTCCTAAACCTGTATTTGTTATTGCGGATCTGAGTTGGTACGCAAGGTCGAATAAGATACGTTGATGATCGGTAGTAGGCGAGGGCGACACATAAAGCGCATTGTTTATCACCTCACATAAAGTGCCTTCTGGAAGCAGCTTGAATACTTCCATAGTTGTTTTGGGTATATACGGAATGTTTTTCATTGTATCGTGACTTTGATATTTTTGCAAAGTTGTCCCTTCAATGCGAAGAGTTACAGATACAACTCAAGTATCCCCGATTCCCCATCCCCAACAAATTGCTTAATCAAATCTTCTGATTTTAATAACAAACTGGCAATGGCCGCAGTATTGCTGTTACCTGTCCGCAGCCATATTATTTTGGGCGGAAAAGAATTTAAATTCTGTAGGTCCCAAAATTCCTCGTCGAGCGTTAAAATCAGGTATTGATTTACCCTTGCATATTGCCAGATCTTGAAATCTATTAAACGCTCGCGTTGTTTAACTTCATTTACTGGCAAAATTTTCCATGCCGGAAGCAGTTCTTTTAAACGCCATGAAATGTTTTCGTCGGCAATGAGGCGTATCATGCAACCTTTATTATTCGTTCTTTATTAGCTGCATAAGCCAGGCAAGCCAATATGTGTTTGTCTTTTAACTGGGGGAAATCTGCAATGATCTCTTTATGCGTTAAGCCGGAAGCAAGCAATTGCAATACATCATACACGCTGATACGCGTACCTTTAATTACCGGTTTACCAAACCTCACCTCAGGATCAACCTCGATAAATTTCTTAAAATCAACTTGCGAC
The sequence above is a segment of the Mucilaginibacter celer genome. Coding sequences within it:
- the dnaA gene encoding chromosomal replication initiator protein DnaA, whose product is MEKTCTNVWNSCLQIIKDNIPAQSFKTWFEPIKALRMEGSVLTIQVPSLFFYEWLEEHYVGLLRKTIKKQLGDEGRLEYNIVVEQSSTKPYTTNMPSNGNGADSKNQSMPIPISINKDIKNPFVIPGLKKLNVDPQLNRNYTFENFVEGDCNRLARSAGYAVAAKPGGTSFNPLMIYGGVGLGKTHLAQAIGNEIKRTLPDKLVLYVSCEKFTQQFVDALKHNNINDFVNFYQAIDVLIMDDVHNFAGKEKTQDFFFHIFNHLHQSGKQLIITSDKAPKDLAGLEERLLSRFKWGLSADLQIPDLETRMAILKNKIYQDGIELSNDVVEYVAHNIDNNVRELEGAMVSLLAQSTLNRKEIDLNLAKQMLKNFVKNSSKEISMEYIQSLVCEYFEVPIEMVKSQTRKREIVQARQISMYLAKAHTKSSLKSIGHFFGGRDHSTVIYACQTVEDLIDTDKKFKGYVADIQKKLKMS
- a CDS encoding nuclear transport factor 2 family protein — translated: MKKLIAAALILISLKSFAQQTEQDAIKQTINTMFTAMRKGDSTMLRSTFAKGIAFHSVANKKDGSTELEIENPDDFVKMVGTPHKGVYDERITFGDIKIDGPLASVWAPYKFYLDDKYSHCGVDVFQLMKTKDGWKIIYIVDTRRKDNCPE
- a CDS encoding Uma2 family endonuclease, which produces MKNIPYIPKTTMEVFKLLPEGTLCEVINNALYVSPSPTTDHQRILFDLAYQLRSAITNTGLGEVFIAPCDVYLDAEQSVVQPDIIFIRHDHKNLIQRKGIFGSPDLVIEILSSNKNYDKEKKFELYERNGVAEYIVVDADNKEVLHYLLVNGKYETQSDSASGKMVISQTALTIAF
- a CDS encoding DUF5615 family PIN-like protein, with amino-acid sequence MIRLIADENISWRLKELLPAWKILPVNEVKQRERLIDFKIWQYARVNQYLILTLDEEFWDLQNLNSFPPKIIWLRTGNSNTAAIASLLLKSEDLIKQFVGDGESGILELYL
- a CDS encoding DUF433 domain-containing protein is translated as MSQVDFKKFIEVDPEVRFGKPVIKGTRISVYDVLQLLASGLTHKEIIADFPQLKDKHILACLAYAANKERIIKVA